The Polynucleobacter sp. TSB-Sco08W16 genome includes a region encoding these proteins:
- a CDS encoding LexA family transcriptional regulator, producing the protein MTMNQQMNEQKVTLSQAPQALAGHFAAYELKLLSHRISAGFPSPAADYAEDGLDLNHYLVQNKPATFMFTVKGDSMLGAGICDGDKVVVDKALKPKHKDIVVAVVDGEYTIKRLYQLRGRIELQPENPNYQPITFNEGSELQIWGVVVGVVRKYSNASTRYNKGGKQ; encoded by the coding sequence ATGACTATGAACCAGCAAATGAACGAGCAAAAAGTAACCCTAAGTCAGGCACCACAAGCCTTGGCAGGCCATTTTGCCGCCTATGAGCTCAAACTGCTGAGCCACCGAATTTCTGCTGGATTCCCAAGTCCGGCGGCAGATTACGCTGAAGACGGCCTGGATCTAAACCATTACCTCGTTCAAAACAAGCCAGCGACCTTCATGTTCACTGTGAAGGGGGACTCGATGTTGGGTGCGGGGATTTGCGATGGCGATAAGGTGGTTGTAGATAAAGCCCTCAAGCCAAAACATAAAGACATCGTGGTGGCAGTAGTAGACGGCGAGTACACGATTAAGCGCCTCTATCAATTACGTGGTCGCATCGAACTGCAACCAGAGAATCCGAACTATCAACCTATCACTTTTAATGAGGGTAGTGAGTTGCAAATCTGGGGAGTAGTCGTTGGAGTTGTGCGCAAGTACAGCAATGCCAGCACAAGATATAACAAAGGTGGCAAGCAATGA
- a CDS encoding tripartite tricarboxylate transporter substrate binding protein codes for MKPFKIIASLISLIYIISNGSAFAADPWPNHPIKFVVGFGPGGANDLVARAVAEGVSKQLGQPVIVENKPGAGSVLGADYVAKSAPDGYTFYVSAAGGVVTIPMLRSNMPYKVDDLVPVGMMAVSPSIIVVNADSPIQNFKELLAKAKNKPGVTFATAGSGSTPHFVAEMLKMYAGGGNYEIIPYKSGSEGVFAVVSKQVDATSEASVVVLPQIEGGKLRPLASTWNKRITRLPNVPTTKELGYPNIFIGHWAGLFAPKGTPPEVIQKMNAAIQAALDTNVLKSRLIPQGIEPAPGSQADFIKFLNDERRRLQPIVKSANMKDE; via the coding sequence ATGAAGCCCTTCAAAATCATTGCCTCACTCATATCCCTTATTTACATCATATCCAACGGCTCAGCATTTGCTGCAGATCCTTGGCCCAATCATCCGATTAAGTTTGTAGTAGGCTTTGGTCCTGGTGGCGCCAATGATTTAGTGGCGCGTGCCGTAGCAGAAGGGGTAAGTAAGCAATTAGGGCAGCCGGTGATTGTGGAGAATAAGCCGGGTGCTGGTTCGGTGCTAGGGGCAGACTATGTTGCTAAAAGTGCACCTGACGGCTATACCTTTTATGTCTCTGCTGCTGGCGGTGTAGTGACTATCCCGATGCTTCGTAGCAATATGCCTTATAAGGTAGATGACTTAGTGCCTGTTGGCATGATGGCAGTCAGTCCTTCAATTATTGTGGTCAACGCTGATTCACCAATTCAGAACTTTAAAGAGCTGTTAGCCAAAGCCAAAAATAAACCAGGCGTAACATTCGCAACGGCAGGTTCAGGTAGCACCCCACACTTCGTCGCTGAAATGCTCAAGATGTACGCGGGCGGTGGCAATTATGAAATCATTCCTTACAAGTCCGGGTCAGAGGGTGTATTTGCAGTCGTATCCAAACAAGTAGATGCCACATCAGAGGCTAGCGTAGTGGTGCTCCCGCAAATTGAAGGCGGCAAACTAAGACCGCTGGCATCTACATGGAATAAACGCATTACTCGCTTACCAAATGTACCAACGACTAAAGAGCTGGGTTACCCAAACATTTTCATTGGTCACTGGGCAGGCCTCTTTGCACCTAAAGGCACACCTCCAGAAGTGATTCAAAAGATGAATGCAGCCATTCAGGCGGCCTTAGATACTAATGTACTTAAATCTAGACTCATCCCGCAAGGTATTGAGCCAGCACCAGGGTCACAAGCAGACTTCATCAAGTTCCTCAATGATGAAAGAAGGCGTCTGCAGCCAATTGTGAAGAGTGCCAACATGAAGGATGAGTAA
- a CDS encoding PD-(D/E)XK nuclease family protein, with amino-acid sequence MPQPFPTISDQKQVQSWAITPDASALEQLAMGIWNCAMQTKQRPLVVLSTAGPLIGIRAALEKYRPPDLDPKIAFLPQVISFADWLEAAPGSWKFPKKQTDLERWLAVFVNLRKHKKLQAWFKAESEAGAWGLAQAVIDACDALSELVVPQLQGELNDLLNSHSLDTEVWLKKVEYVLDQAVAKAYVGLSKNVVDEESAVLLAFWRYLTNVGDPVIRKHLAMSTHLQMAKDNPSKDTTAVRPFIWVQTADPKPIDQELIDRYLADYAQWAPVFHVNLDWTTVALWAEALGGLDAEDDIASVNEAEEHQIEANIQTSVHDGWRLLAANRFEELAWAATKSIESHLIADKKNIALVAQDRLAARRARALLSRLGGSLRIRDETGWKLSTTRAAAAFDSLLELIRAPKEGPSASILLEFLQNPYFDLAHSLQKTPEVCVGLLAKLEDILVASQAKSGWETFMAAIERANGYAVSHGGSPNEQLIELIQFVKRLHFQWQQTLLECADAYSQLQDSLQETGMFQRLEKDAAGKQLLEVLQRFDLSNGPYQELKMRLPEWLSLLKTVIEEASYEEAGKEAQATLSILPLSSTRVREFDAVVVVGCDEQQLPAFSEPPLFFSDALNRYLKSSTIAAQYVQQARDLSQLLVSCKNVDLLWQSKSKSGEPLRPSAWIQRLQVALKKTPLEVLEPKLKPYEGQSQPIRMAVSTPDQDLAIPTTVSPSAYKALRDCPYRYYVSSLLGLRKAKEFEEGFDASLAGQTLHALLKNFFQALKTEEKKPHSVIHAGDDARRQWMIDQLMHYSEKEFERLIAGDARVLGTLRDWQKQIPSFVDWQLKRENTGWRYHDAELTVGFNLMLTDPDGVEREIRIAGRADRFDIHVSDKSVAAVMDYKNQNIKKITNRAENVLDDPQLLIYARGANENSIAAHLPGRTVQQAEWVTLKAELNKGEEKNIRAHPIENMPELMEQFSEQIVQDLNALWARKPMQAFAPDSVCQYCEARGICRKGMW; translated from the coding sequence ATGCCGCAGCCATTTCCAACCATTTCTGATCAAAAGCAAGTGCAATCATGGGCGATCACGCCTGATGCAAGTGCGCTAGAGCAGTTAGCAATGGGTATTTGGAATTGTGCAATGCAAACCAAACAGCGCCCCTTAGTGGTGCTTAGCACTGCAGGTCCTCTAATTGGCATCAGGGCAGCACTCGAAAAATATCGTCCCCCAGATCTTGATCCGAAGATTGCCTTCTTGCCGCAAGTGATCAGCTTTGCCGATTGGTTAGAAGCGGCACCAGGCTCATGGAAGTTTCCCAAGAAACAAACGGATTTAGAGAGATGGTTAGCGGTGTTTGTGAATTTGCGTAAACACAAAAAATTGCAAGCTTGGTTTAAAGCGGAGAGTGAAGCGGGGGCTTGGGGTTTAGCGCAAGCAGTCATTGATGCATGCGATGCATTGTCTGAATTAGTTGTGCCGCAGTTGCAAGGCGAACTCAATGACTTACTAAATAGCCATTCACTGGATACTGAAGTCTGGCTTAAAAAAGTAGAGTACGTTTTAGATCAAGCAGTCGCAAAAGCATATGTAGGTTTATCTAAAAATGTCGTGGATGAAGAGTCTGCAGTTCTTTTGGCGTTTTGGCGCTACCTGACCAATGTAGGCGACCCAGTCATTCGTAAACATCTAGCCATGTCCACTCATTTACAAATGGCAAAAGACAATCCAAGTAAAGACACGACAGCAGTTCGTCCATTTATCTGGGTGCAGACTGCCGATCCAAAGCCAATTGATCAAGAGTTAATTGATCGGTATTTAGCCGACTATGCCCAATGGGCACCAGTGTTTCATGTCAATTTAGATTGGACTACAGTTGCCTTATGGGCAGAAGCCCTTGGCGGTCTGGACGCGGAAGACGATATTGCTTCAGTTAACGAGGCAGAAGAACATCAAATAGAGGCCAATATCCAAACCAGCGTTCATGATGGTTGGCGCTTGCTTGCAGCAAACCGTTTTGAAGAGTTGGCATGGGCTGCAACCAAATCAATCGAATCTCATTTGATTGCTGACAAGAAAAATATTGCTTTAGTAGCGCAAGATCGCTTAGCGGCTCGCCGCGCTCGTGCGCTCTTAAGTCGCCTTGGCGGTTCCCTGCGTATTCGAGATGAAACGGGTTGGAAGTTATCAACCACTCGAGCTGCTGCAGCATTTGATAGTTTGTTAGAGCTGATTCGTGCGCCTAAAGAAGGGCCAAGTGCCAGCATCTTGCTCGAGTTTTTACAGAACCCTTACTTCGATCTTGCTCACAGCCTTCAAAAGACGCCTGAAGTTTGCGTTGGCTTGCTTGCGAAACTAGAAGATATTTTGGTCGCTAGCCAAGCAAAGTCCGGCTGGGAAACATTTATGGCAGCGATAGAGCGCGCCAATGGTTATGCAGTAAGTCATGGCGGCTCACCGAATGAGCAATTGATAGAGCTAATCCAGTTTGTCAAAAGGCTGCACTTCCAATGGCAACAAACTCTCCTAGAATGCGCGGATGCCTATAGTCAGCTACAAGACAGTCTCCAAGAGACGGGTATGTTCCAGCGATTAGAGAAAGATGCTGCTGGCAAGCAATTGCTCGAAGTTCTCCAGCGCTTTGATTTAAGTAATGGCCCATATCAAGAATTGAAGATGCGTTTGCCAGAATGGCTAAGCCTCTTGAAAACCGTAATTGAAGAGGCCTCTTACGAAGAGGCTGGTAAAGAGGCTCAGGCAACATTAAGTATTTTGCCCTTGAGCTCAACACGAGTGCGTGAATTTGATGCTGTGGTGGTAGTGGGATGTGATGAGCAGCAATTACCTGCTTTTTCAGAGCCACCACTATTCTTTTCAGATGCACTAAACCGTTATCTCAAGTCCTCCACGATTGCTGCGCAATATGTACAACAAGCTAGAGATCTTTCCCAGCTGCTTGTTTCATGCAAAAACGTAGATTTACTTTGGCAAAGCAAAAGTAAAAGTGGTGAACCTTTGAGGCCATCAGCTTGGATACAACGTTTGCAAGTAGCGCTTAAGAAAACCCCGCTAGAAGTGTTAGAGCCAAAGCTCAAGCCTTATGAAGGCCAATCACAACCCATTCGAATGGCGGTGAGTACGCCCGATCAGGATCTAGCAATCCCAACGACTGTTTCACCAAGCGCCTACAAGGCTTTGCGCGATTGCCCTTATCGCTACTACGTCAGTAGTTTATTGGGTTTGCGCAAGGCGAAAGAGTTTGAAGAGGGCTTTGATGCTTCTTTGGCTGGTCAGACTTTGCATGCGTTGTTGAAAAACTTTTTTCAAGCTCTCAAAACAGAAGAGAAGAAACCCCATTCCGTCATTCATGCTGGTGATGATGCTAGACGTCAGTGGATGATTGATCAATTAATGCATTATTCCGAAAAAGAGTTTGAAAGACTCATAGCAGGTGATGCCAGAGTATTGGGCACCTTACGAGACTGGCAAAAACAGATCCCAAGCTTTGTAGATTGGCAGTTAAAACGGGAGAATACTGGCTGGCGCTATCACGACGCTGAGTTAACAGTAGGCTTTAACTTAATGCTGACTGATCCTGATGGTGTGGAAAGAGAAATTCGGATTGCCGGACGTGCTGATCGATTTGATATACACGTATCTGATAAGTCAGTAGCTGCAGTCATGGACTATAAAAATCAGAATATAAAGAAGATCACCAATCGTGCTGAAAACGTTTTGGATGATCCGCAATTGTTAATTTATGCCCGCGGTGCTAATGAGAATTCCATTGCGGCACATTTGCCTGGGCGCACAGTACAGCAGGCAGAGTGGGTAACTCTGAAAGCTGAATTGAATAAGGGCGAAGAAAAGAATATTCGCGCTCATCCAATCGAGAATATGCCGGAACTGATGGAGCAATTTTCTGAGCAGATCGTTCAAGACTTAAATGCATTGTGGGCACGCAAGCCAATGCAGGCATTTGCGCCAGATAGTGTTTGTCAGTACTGCGAGGCACGAGGCATTTGCAGAAAGGGGATGTGGTGA
- a CDS encoding DUF1993 family protein — MAMSMYQASIPQLTKMLTNLSNILKKGEEFAKAKNVDGAVLVGDRLSPDMFPLSKQVQIACDQVKNGMARLAGVEPPKFDDQESTFAELQERIAKTIAFANTIQPAQVDGTEAKEIKFSIKEWHFEFVGEQYLLTWIIPNFYFHVTTAYNILRHNGVEIGKSDYLGG, encoded by the coding sequence ATGGCAATGTCAATGTATCAAGCATCAATCCCGCAGCTCACTAAGATGCTGACCAATCTTTCTAATATCCTTAAGAAAGGCGAAGAGTTCGCTAAAGCTAAGAATGTGGATGGTGCAGTATTGGTAGGTGATCGCCTTTCCCCTGATATGTTTCCGCTCTCAAAGCAAGTCCAAATTGCCTGCGATCAAGTGAAGAATGGGATGGCACGTTTGGCTGGCGTAGAACCACCGAAGTTTGATGATCAGGAATCTACTTTTGCAGAGTTGCAAGAGCGCATTGCTAAAACGATTGCTTTTGCCAATACTATTCAGCCTGCACAAGTGGATGGAACTGAAGCTAAGGAGATTAAGTTCTCCATCAAAGAATGGCACTTTGAATTTGTAGGTGAGCAATACCTATTAACTTGGATCATCCCTAATTTCTACTTTCATGTGACTACGGCATACAACATCCTGCGCCACAATGGAGTAGAGATTGGTAAGTCGGATTACTTGGGTGGTTAA
- a CDS encoding tetratricopeptide repeat protein, with amino-acid sequence MMKMRNLLKLFIGVFASALLLTSNLAFAEPTLPEVYQAIEAGQLAKADAMMQEVLKNHPNSGKAHYIASELYLKEGKLDAARNAFTQAENLAPGLPFAQPDSVQRLQTQLRAGTVPAQTNTGAGSIFTSPIFWILIAILIAGIVFFMRKRPQPVQVYNAPTANGPYPGAPGGYPSGYPGAPASGMGGGLMGSLATGAALGAGMVAGEALASHLMGGGNHMNPGVNNDFNQVGGQVPDASNFGVNDTSSWDDGGASSWDDSGGGGGFMDDV; translated from the coding sequence ATGATGAAAATGCGTAATTTACTCAAGTTGTTTATTGGCGTATTTGCAAGTGCGCTATTGCTGACAAGCAACCTTGCTTTTGCAGAACCTACCTTGCCTGAGGTTTATCAAGCAATTGAAGCAGGGCAGTTAGCTAAAGCCGATGCCATGATGCAAGAGGTCTTGAAAAATCATCCCAATAGCGGCAAAGCACATTACATCGCATCTGAGCTCTACTTAAAAGAAGGCAAATTAGATGCCGCGAGAAATGCGTTTACTCAAGCAGAAAACCTAGCACCAGGTTTGCCATTTGCTCAGCCGGATTCAGTTCAGAGATTGCAAACACAATTACGTGCTGGTACTGTGCCAGCACAAACGAATACAGGCGCAGGCTCTATCTTTACTAGCCCCATCTTTTGGATTCTGATTGCAATCTTGATCGCAGGCATCGTCTTCTTTATGAGAAAGCGCCCGCAGCCGGTACAAGTCTATAACGCACCAACTGCTAATGGACCATATCCAGGAGCTCCTGGTGGCTATCCTTCAGGTTATCCAGGCGCGCCAGCCTCAGGCATGGGCGGCGGCTTGATGGGGAGCTTGGCAACTGGCGCAGCATTAGGTGCCGGCATGGTTGCAGGTGAGGCATTGGCAAGCCACCTTATGGGCGGCGGTAATCACATGAACCCTGGCGTCAATAACGATTTCAACCAAGTGGGCGGCCAAGTTCCAGATGCAAGCAACTTTGGTGTGAACGATACAAGCTCTTGGGACGATGGCGGCGCCAGTTCTTGGGATGACAGTGGCGGTGGCGGCGGCTTTATGGACGACGTCTAA
- a CDS encoding exodeoxyribonuclease V subunit beta translates to MNEEFDNAIACDPARSVIVSACAGSGKTWLLVARMVRLLLAGAKPQEILALTFTRKAAQEMRDRLYKLLEEFSVSDDAALTKHLVERGLKEIEVNALLPQARGLYLKVLASPQAIVIDTFHGWFGRLLGAAPVSAEVQPGLSLREDAKRLQEECMADWWGDLPKGLQKHYDVLLEEFGAVETQKFLMGNYSLFKQRGAWTFFQDACNTQGLTPIQCLDKILPHLGKDNPLEEYWQQPQTKANLEMLYKCFSNGTPTQIGNAPYIEEVMKHHAAGGSVMEIADQWQSYFLTQKRSPLADIQKTSAPMLRYLNKIGQDPAEITAIRNGWVQAYEALFAWQSEHLIHQLNDAWFAMSQAMLAHMEKTKEAMRVRDFDDLEIGVSQLMASSDNAAYLQARLDARYKHILIDEFQDTNPLQWQILRSWLAGYGDDGSMPSVFIVGDPKQSIYRFRRADPRLFDSARDFLEEKLGAAALYQNKTRRNAPEINDAVNQIFLSGSLPESYRFTKQSTAWKPTLAGLPGQEFAAKGEAYLLPLIPREEPVIAERSGSALEGPIEDAGQTTGVQQRYEEGKAISRLIHHIMATRQVMDKKDGKDIWRPARGSDFILLVKRRQYLPQYEKALRETGLAYDSSRLGGLLNTLEIDDLIALLTVLVSPRHDLPLAQVLRSPIFGFTEAQMQELAKSIGNGCSTWWDALQTNHSAEIQKAARYLEHWRGLGEVLPVHDLLDLIYHESNLRVRYATTAQNLARAQVLANLDAFLELALNQDGGRYPSLSRFIDEMNAMRRGDDDETPDEGDVEAEAESDANDDIGDVEIDGETSEEDQHRRVRLMTIHGAKGLEAPFVIMLDANNTEWRAPHRGVLLDWSPEKTSPSHLSLYTSKTLTGDRSLVFKKEGEVSLNENWNLLYVAMTRAKHGLWISGVASNSNNGIKEKSWYGKALTAGIKVLDLEALKLGDLVPNTEEVKDELGPMAFKMDHFQLEWDRAVGDHQDHLAKIVSGELAKELASKSLEQAREEPDPEILEEGTHFHKLLEFLIPDSSNQTKALIPSEQELMNWLGIDQTHAQKLLERTKTVLESAELKPYLTSGEWIAAWNELDVASEKGKSFRIDRLVELGDHIAIIDYKLTIPEVGSEKYEKYRAQLKNYQAELSRIRKDKPNKAYLISSEGRLQEVI, encoded by the coding sequence GTGAACGAAGAGTTCGATAACGCCATCGCCTGTGATCCTGCAAGATCAGTGATTGTTTCTGCTTGTGCAGGCAGTGGTAAGACCTGGCTTCTGGTAGCCCGCATGGTTCGCCTATTGTTAGCAGGGGCTAAACCTCAAGAAATCTTAGCGCTGACTTTTACTCGCAAAGCTGCTCAAGAGATGCGTGACCGCTTGTATAAATTATTGGAAGAGTTTTCCGTTAGCGATGATGCAGCTTTAACTAAGCATTTGGTTGAAAGAGGACTTAAGGAAATTGAAGTCAATGCTTTGCTACCGCAAGCTAGAGGCCTCTACTTAAAGGTATTAGCAAGCCCACAAGCCATTGTGATTGACACCTTCCATGGTTGGTTTGGCCGACTCTTGGGCGCTGCTCCTGTATCGGCTGAAGTCCAGCCTGGCCTTAGCTTGCGAGAAGACGCCAAGCGCTTGCAAGAAGAATGCATGGCAGATTGGTGGGGAGATTTACCTAAAGGTCTTCAAAAGCACTATGACGTTCTATTGGAGGAGTTTGGTGCAGTAGAAACACAGAAATTTCTAATGGGAAATTACAGCCTCTTCAAGCAAAGAGGCGCATGGACATTTTTCCAAGACGCATGCAATACGCAGGGCCTTACACCGATTCAGTGTCTAGATAAAATTCTTCCACATTTGGGGAAAGATAATCCTCTGGAGGAGTATTGGCAACAGCCGCAAACTAAAGCTAATCTTGAAATGCTCTACAAATGCTTTAGCAACGGTACACCAACTCAAATAGGAAATGCACCTTATATAGAAGAGGTGATGAAGCATCATGCAGCTGGTGGATCTGTAATGGAGATCGCCGATCAATGGCAAAGTTATTTCCTGACTCAAAAACGTAGCCCCTTAGCTGATATTCAAAAGACTTCAGCTCCAATGTTGAGATACCTCAATAAGATTGGTCAGGATCCTGCTGAAATTACTGCCATTCGTAATGGCTGGGTGCAGGCATATGAGGCCCTTTTTGCATGGCAGAGCGAGCATTTGATTCATCAATTAAATGATGCTTGGTTTGCAATGAGTCAGGCGATGTTAGCCCATATGGAAAAGACTAAAGAAGCCATGCGCGTGCGTGACTTCGATGATTTGGAGATTGGCGTTAGCCAGCTCATGGCAAGCTCTGACAATGCAGCCTATTTGCAGGCGCGCTTAGATGCTCGTTACAAACATATTCTGATTGATGAGTTTCAAGATACCAATCCATTGCAATGGCAAATCTTGCGCTCTTGGTTAGCCGGCTATGGTGATGATGGTTCAATGCCAAGCGTCTTCATTGTGGGTGATCCGAAGCAGTCTATTTATCGCTTCCGCCGTGCTGACCCAAGATTGTTTGATAGCGCCCGAGATTTTTTAGAAGAAAAACTTGGGGCAGCAGCTTTGTATCAGAATAAGACTCGCCGCAATGCCCCTGAAATTAATGATGCAGTTAATCAGATTTTTCTATCTGGATCTTTGCCGGAGAGCTATCGATTCACAAAACAGTCAACAGCTTGGAAGCCCACCCTTGCTGGCCTGCCAGGGCAAGAGTTTGCAGCCAAAGGCGAAGCCTATCTATTACCCTTAATTCCTCGTGAAGAGCCAGTGATTGCAGAGCGCTCTGGTTCAGCCTTGGAAGGGCCGATTGAAGATGCTGGTCAAACTACAGGTGTTCAGCAGCGCTATGAAGAGGGTAAAGCCATTAGTCGATTGATTCATCACATCATGGCCACGCGCCAAGTGATGGATAAGAAAGACGGAAAAGATATTTGGCGGCCAGCAAGAGGTAGTGATTTCATCTTATTGGTAAAGCGACGCCAATACCTGCCTCAGTATGAAAAAGCCTTACGCGAAACAGGACTTGCTTATGACAGCTCACGTTTAGGTGGACTATTAAATACATTAGAGATTGACGACCTGATTGCATTGCTTACAGTACTGGTCTCTCCAAGACATGATTTGCCTTTGGCTCAAGTGCTGCGTAGCCCCATTTTTGGTTTTACTGAAGCGCAAATGCAAGAGCTTGCTAAGAGCATTGGTAATGGTTGCTCAACTTGGTGGGATGCTTTGCAAACTAATCACAGTGCAGAGATTCAAAAGGCTGCGCGGTATTTAGAGCACTGGCGTGGCTTAGGTGAGGTATTGCCAGTACATGATTTATTGGATTTGATTTATCACGAGAGTAATTTGCGGGTTCGTTACGCAACTACTGCCCAAAACCTGGCACGTGCCCAAGTATTGGCTAATTTAGATGCTTTCTTAGAGCTTGCCTTAAATCAGGATGGCGGTCGTTACCCAAGTTTGAGTCGGTTTATTGATGAGATGAATGCGATGCGTCGTGGTGATGATGATGAAACGCCAGATGAGGGAGATGTAGAGGCAGAAGCCGAGTCTGATGCTAACGATGACATTGGGGATGTTGAGATTGATGGTGAGACGTCTGAGGAAGATCAACATCGCCGCGTTCGTTTGATGACGATTCATGGTGCCAAAGGATTGGAGGCGCCATTTGTCATCATGTTAGATGCCAATAATACGGAGTGGCGAGCGCCACATCGAGGCGTACTCTTAGATTGGTCGCCAGAGAAAACTAGCCCAAGCCATCTTTCCCTATATACCTCTAAAACATTAACGGGCGATCGAAGCTTGGTGTTTAAGAAGGAGGGCGAAGTTAGCCTAAATGAGAATTGGAACTTACTGTATGTGGCAATGACAAGAGCCAAGCATGGACTATGGATTAGCGGCGTTGCATCTAACTCCAATAACGGCATTAAGGAAAAATCTTGGTATGGCAAAGCATTGACCGCCGGCATCAAGGTACTTGATCTAGAGGCGCTTAAGCTTGGGGACCTTGTGCCGAATACAGAAGAGGTCAAAGATGAGCTCGGCCCCATGGCATTTAAGATGGATCACTTCCAGCTTGAGTGGGATAGAGCAGTAGGTGACCATCAAGACCATTTAGCCAAAATCGTTAGTGGCGAGTTGGCTAAAGAGCTTGCTTCAAAATCATTAGAGCAGGCAAGAGAAGAGCCTGATCCAGAGATTTTGGAAGAGGGTACCCACTTTCATAAGCTGCTAGAGTTCTTAATCCCAGACTCTAGCAATCAAACAAAAGCTCTCATACCTAGCGAACAAGAGCTCATGAATTGGCTTGGAATAGATCAGACGCATGCCCAGAAATTACTTGAGCGCACGAAGACAGTTTTGGAGTCAGCAGAGCTCAAACCCTATCTGACTTCAGGTGAATGGATTGCCGCCTGGAATGAATTGGATGTTGCCAGTGAAAAAGGCAAGAGCTTCCGTATAGATCGTTTAGTAGAGTTGGGCGATCACATTGCCATCATTGATTACAAGCTCACCATTCCAGAAGTGGGTAGCGAGAAGTATGAAAAATATCGTGCGCAACTCAAAAACTATCAAGCCGAACTGTCCCGCATCCGCAAAGATAAGCCCAATAAGGCTTACCTGATCTCCTCAGAAGGCAGGCTCCAGGAAGTTATCTAG
- a CDS encoding Y-family DNA polymerase produces MSMQSQNPSSSTNALFALVDVNNFYVSCERVFQPKLEEVPMVVLSNNDGCAVARSAEVKALGVKMGTPWFQMQALARKHGIQAYSSNYTLYGDMSNRVVQVLRGFTPNLEVYSIDESFLQIETVLKQHQDTIELGQKIKQQVKDTTGLPVCVGIGASKTLAKLANHLAKKHKQFAGVCDVNAMDKEELYQWMSETEVAEVWGIGRQLAKKLKAQHIHSVFDLLQASPQAMRQQFGVVMERLCYELRGVSCLQLEEVAPAKQQIIASRSFGKLVTSHVELAESVATHVARAAEKLRAQSGVTGALTVFIQTNPFKVNEPQHHQSVTIPLADASDNTLTLTNAALAGLKQIYQPNFRYKKAGVILNLISDKPTVQQSLFEDMESKGKSASLMKAVDQINTRFGNAVIRSAAAGINGTKQEWQMRSNNKSPNYTTQWDELPVAR; encoded by the coding sequence ATGAGTATGCAGTCACAAAACCCATCAAGCTCAACGAATGCACTATTCGCTTTAGTCGATGTAAACAACTTCTACGTTTCTTGTGAACGGGTATTTCAGCCCAAGCTAGAAGAGGTGCCTATGGTGGTGCTATCAAATAACGATGGTTGCGCAGTAGCGCGTAGCGCAGAAGTTAAGGCGCTTGGTGTGAAGATGGGTACACCCTGGTTTCAGATGCAAGCACTTGCCAGAAAGCATGGCATTCAAGCTTACTCGTCTAACTACACACTCTATGGCGATATGAGTAACCGCGTAGTCCAGGTATTACGTGGCTTTACACCTAATTTAGAGGTCTACAGTATTGATGAGAGTTTCTTGCAAATCGAGACGGTCTTAAAGCAACATCAAGACACGATTGAGTTGGGGCAGAAGATCAAGCAGCAAGTGAAAGATACCACTGGCCTGCCGGTATGTGTTGGTATTGGTGCTAGCAAGACCTTGGCTAAGCTGGCTAATCACTTGGCCAAAAAGCACAAACAGTTTGCTGGTGTATGTGACGTCAATGCCATGGACAAGGAAGAGCTCTACCAATGGATGAGCGAGACCGAGGTCGCTGAGGTGTGGGGTATTGGTAGGCAGTTAGCTAAAAAACTCAAAGCCCAACATATTCATAGCGTATTTGATCTGTTGCAGGCCTCACCACAAGCGATGCGCCAACAGTTTGGTGTGGTGATGGAGCGCCTCTGCTATGAGTTGCGCGGCGTATCTTGTCTGCAACTAGAAGAAGTAGCGCCAGCCAAACAGCAAATCATTGCCTCACGTAGCTTTGGCAAGCTTGTAACTAGTCATGTAGAGCTGGCTGAGTCGGTAGCCACCCATGTTGCGAGAGCGGCAGAGAAGTTAAGGGCTCAAAGCGGCGTAACAGGCGCGCTTACCGTGTTTATTCAGACAAACCCTTTTAAGGTAAATGAGCCACAGCATCATCAAAGCGTCACCATCCCGCTGGCAGATGCAAGCGATAACACGCTGACATTAACTAATGCTGCTTTAGCAGGTCTTAAGCAAATTTATCAGCCTAACTTTCGTTATAAGAAAGCTGGTGTCATTCTGAATCTCATTAGCGATAAGCCTACCGTGCAGCAATCCCTGTTTGAGGATATGGAAAGCAAAGGTAAGTCAGCTAGCTTAATGAAGGCTGTTGATCAGATCAATACACGCTTTGGTAACGCCGTGATTCGATCGGCAGCGGCAGGAATCAATGGCACCAAACAAGAATGGCAAATGCGATCCAACAACAAGTCACCGAACTACACCACGCAGTGGGATGAGTTACCGGTGGCGAGATAA